A part of Larkinella insperata genomic DNA contains:
- a CDS encoding GNVR domain-containing protein: MSVTTQKPAAGSEMEDDLIQIRPGDIGKFLRRSRRAVLLFAALSTVVGLYYAFSKPDDYKSQVIVMPEVATGSSGGAGGLGSLAGLAGINLENAGSDVIRPDLYPNVLQSLPFALQVLKQPVYSKNYGATMPLQTYLKRQGQQTAFQRLVGSNGDTPADSKPASVPLPDPKNYSKALQITPEQEGLAAMLISRITTTYERRTGMVTIEVIMPDPVVAATVARLSLEYLTNYITSYRTQKVRNQERFLVQQVEQARRRYQAAEYELESYRDRNRSLYSGLARISEQRLQADYMLAQNVFNDLSRQLEQTKIRVQEETPVFKMLEPPRIPLRPNGPKRMLIIVAAIAAGVFAGLGWTLAKMILERATVPYKE; the protein is encoded by the coding sequence ATGTCAGTAACAACGCAAAAACCAGCCGCAGGCTCCGAAATGGAGGATGACCTGATCCAGATCCGGCCGGGTGATATTGGTAAGTTTTTACGGCGCAGCCGCCGGGCGGTGCTGTTGTTTGCCGCCTTGAGTACGGTGGTCGGACTTTACTACGCCTTTTCCAAACCGGATGATTACAAATCGCAGGTAATCGTCATGCCCGAAGTGGCAACGGGAAGTTCGGGCGGGGCCGGTGGTCTTGGATCGCTGGCGGGTCTGGCCGGGATCAACCTGGAAAACGCCGGTAGTGACGTTATTCGTCCTGATTTGTACCCCAATGTGCTGCAAAGTTTACCGTTCGCCCTGCAGGTGCTGAAGCAACCGGTATATTCCAAAAACTACGGAGCAACCATGCCGCTGCAAACGTACCTGAAACGCCAGGGACAGCAGACGGCTTTCCAACGGCTGGTTGGTAGCAACGGCGATACACCGGCCGATTCAAAACCGGCTTCGGTGCCCCTGCCTGATCCCAAAAATTACAGCAAGGCCTTGCAGATCACGCCCGAGCAGGAAGGATTGGCCGCTATGCTGATCAGCCGGATTACGACGACCTACGAACGCCGAACCGGGATGGTAACCATCGAAGTGATCATGCCCGACCCCGTGGTGGCTGCCACCGTCGCCCGCCTGTCGCTCGAATACCTGACGAATTACATCACCAGCTACCGGACGCAGAAGGTTCGGAATCAGGAACGGTTTCTGGTTCAGCAGGTCGAACAGGCCCGGCGACGGTATCAGGCCGCCGAATACGAGCTGGAAAGCTACCGAGACCGCAACCGAAGTCTATACAGCGGTCTGGCCCGCATTTCGGAACAACGGTTACAGGCGGACTACATGCTGGCCCAAAACGTTTTTAACGATTTGTCCCGGCAGTTGGAGCAAACCAAAATCAGGGTCCAGGAAGAGACGCCCGTTTTTAAAATGCTGGAACCACCCCGGATTCCATTGCGACCCAATGGCCCGAAGCGGATGTTGATTATTGTGGCCGCCATAGCCGCGGGGGTCTTCGCGGGCCTGGGCTGGACACTGGCGAAAATGATTTTAGAACGAGCCACCGTACCGTATAAAGAATAG
- a CDS encoding Fur family transcriptional regulator: MLDSTPSLLTTARNKLEEYLLKKGLRRSSERFAILEEVYSRDDHFDAEDLYQAMHQRSFAVSRATVYNTLEVLVDCGLVRKNQFGDEDNTKSRFEKGLGRQQHAHLICVNCHRVIEFCDPRLQLIKTTVGHTMQFQVESHSLVFYGECNDEMCVARTKAAAANANSN; the protein is encoded by the coding sequence ATGCTGGATTCAACACCCTCATTACTGACAACAGCCCGAAACAAACTGGAAGAATACCTGCTCAAAAAAGGACTGCGCCGGTCGTCCGAACGGTTCGCCATTCTGGAAGAAGTGTACTCCCGCGACGATCATTTTGATGCGGAAGATTTGTATCAGGCCATGCACCAGCGGTCGTTTGCCGTCAGCCGGGCTACGGTTTACAATACCCTGGAAGTGCTGGTCGATTGCGGACTGGTCCGGAAAAACCAGTTTGGCGACGAAGACAATACGAAAAGCCGTTTTGAAAAAGGGCTCGGGCGGCAGCAGCACGCGCACCTGATCTGTGTCAACTGTCACCGGGTCATTGAGTTCTGCGACCCGCGTTTGCAACTGATCAAGACCACCGTTGGCCACACGATGCAATTCCAGGTGGAGTCGCACTCCCTGGTTTTTTACGGCGAATGCAACGATGAAATGTGTGTGGCCCGGACGAAAGCCGCTGCGGCCAACGCAAACAGCAACTGA
- a CDS encoding SLBB domain-containing protein: MLLIASAAFAQQPSRADQLNDEQIIEFYQRAQASGLTEMQIEQAAMSQGYTVSDIAKMRQRMAKIKQQSNRSGQLSVDTLINRAQQGSLSQRPYALSDSLNMLRRDTVRRPYIFGSSLFKGTSLTFEPNLRIATPRNYVVGPDDELVVEIYGNSSESFRLPVSPEGSVRMLNLAPIFVSGLTIEQAEQRIIGRLRQAYQGLNRPGSGTYASVTLGNIRSIRVTLVGEVLVPGTYTISSLATAFNALYLAGGPNPETGSFRDIQVIRNNRVIRTIDLYDYLLRADKKDDIRLLDQDVIRVNDYGVRVEVLGQVKRPAIYEVKPGETLKNVLGFAGGFTDRAYTFSLTLRRNTPRELRISTITQEQIAAFVPQSGDRYTIGEILGRYENRVQLTGAVMRPGDYALGDDITSVRSLISRAEGLRKDAFLNRAVLYRERENMDLEAIPFDVGRLMRNETEDLPLMRQDSVHIYAVRDLREPYYVSIEGAVNRPDTLPFISNLTVTDLIALAGGFQEGATPTRIEVARRIREDTTKMTGRETVQIFQFAIDRDLQLQPSEARFLLKPFDVVYVRTSPRYELQQNVAVFGEVMHPGNYAIESRSERISDVLRRVGGLKPEAFLPGARFSRRGTVIATDLGAILEDPGVPGNLLLEVGDSLIIPKRPEVVTIEGAVLNPSTVGFTEGFNFRDYVTQAGGYTDNARHKRSYIVYANGLKDRTKRFLFFRKYPKVEPGSRVIVPFGPLTEERRLTPGERVGLITVIGTMTVTLATAVLNLARLFQ; the protein is encoded by the coding sequence ATGCTGCTGATAGCCAGCGCAGCTTTTGCCCAGCAGCCCTCGCGGGCCGATCAACTGAACGACGAACAGATTATTGAATTTTACCAGCGGGCCCAGGCCAGCGGCCTGACCGAAATGCAGATCGAGCAGGCGGCCATGTCGCAGGGATATACCGTCAGCGACATTGCTAAAATGCGGCAACGAATGGCCAAAATCAAGCAGCAATCCAATCGGTCGGGCCAGCTATCCGTCGATACACTCATCAACCGGGCGCAGCAGGGCTCGCTGTCCCAACGGCCTTACGCGCTAAGCGATAGCCTGAATATGCTGCGACGCGACACCGTCCGCCGACCCTACATTTTCGGTTCTTCATTATTCAAGGGCACGAGCCTGACCTTCGAGCCAAACCTGCGAATTGCAACCCCCCGGAACTACGTGGTCGGCCCCGACGACGAACTGGTGGTAGAGATTTACGGAAATTCCTCCGAAAGCTTCCGGCTGCCCGTAAGCCCCGAAGGATCGGTCCGGATGCTCAATCTGGCTCCTATTTTTGTAAGCGGCCTTACCATCGAGCAGGCCGAACAGCGGATTATCGGGCGGCTCCGGCAGGCTTATCAGGGACTGAACCGGCCCGGCAGCGGCACCTACGCGTCCGTGACCCTGGGCAACATCCGCAGCATCCGGGTGACGCTGGTTGGTGAAGTCCTGGTGCCGGGCACCTACACGATTTCATCACTGGCAACGGCTTTCAACGCGCTGTATCTGGCGGGCGGACCCAATCCCGAAACGGGGTCTTTCCGCGATATTCAGGTCATTCGCAACAACCGGGTGATCCGGACCATCGACCTGTACGATTATCTGCTTCGGGCCGACAAAAAAGACGATATACGGCTGCTGGATCAGGATGTGATCCGGGTCAACGACTACGGCGTTCGGGTGGAGGTGCTCGGGCAAGTCAAACGCCCCGCCATTTATGAAGTCAAACCGGGCGAAACGCTCAAAAACGTGCTCGGTTTTGCCGGTGGTTTTACCGACCGGGCCTACACCTTTTCGCTAACGCTGCGCCGGAACACTCCGCGCGAGTTACGCATTTCAACCATTACCCAGGAACAGATCGCTGCCTTTGTCCCTCAGTCGGGCGACCGCTACACGATCGGTGAAATTCTGGGCCGCTACGAAAACCGGGTCCAGTTGACGGGCGCCGTGATGCGTCCGGGCGATTACGCGCTGGGGGATGACATTACGTCGGTACGTTCCCTCATCAGCCGGGCCGAAGGGCTACGGAAAGACGCCTTTCTGAACCGGGCAGTCTTGTACCGGGAACGCGAGAACATGGACCTGGAAGCCATTCCGTTCGATGTGGGGCGGCTGATGCGAAACGAAACGGAAGACCTGCCCCTGATGCGGCAGGATAGCGTGCACATTTACGCCGTTCGCGATCTGCGGGAGCCGTACTACGTCAGCATTGAGGGAGCGGTCAACCGGCCCGATACCCTGCCGTTTATTAGCAACCTGACCGTAACCGACCTGATTGCGCTGGCAGGCGGTTTTCAGGAGGGAGCAACGCCCACCCGGATTGAAGTGGCCCGGCGGATTCGGGAGGATACCACTAAAATGACGGGTCGTGAAACCGTTCAGATTTTTCAATTTGCCATTGACCGCGACTTGCAGCTTCAACCGTCCGAAGCGCGGTTTCTGCTCAAACCGTTTGATGTGGTCTACGTCCGGACTTCACCCCGTTATGAACTTCAGCAAAATGTTGCCGTGTTTGGCGAGGTGATGCACCCGGGCAACTACGCCATTGAGTCCCGGTCCGAACGCATTTCGGATGTGCTCCGGCGTGTGGGTGGGCTGAAGCCCGAAGCGTTTCTGCCCGGAGCCCGGTTTTCCCGGCGCGGAACCGTCATTGCCACCGACCTGGGGGCCATCCTGGAGGATCCGGGGGTGCCGGGCAATTTGCTGCTGGAAGTCGGCGATTCGCTGATTATTCCCAAGCGGCCCGAAGTTGTTACCATTGAAGGCGCCGTTCTCAATCCGTCGACGGTGGGCTTTACCGAAGGCTTTAATTTCAGGGATTATGTCACGCAGGCCGGTGGCTATACCGACAATGCGCGGCACAAAAGATCGTACATAGTTTACGCCAACGGCCTGAAAGACCGGACCAAACGGTTTTTGTTTTTCAGAAAATACCCAAAAGTTGAACCGGGTTCGCGGGTGATTGTTCCATTTGGACCGCTAACCGAAGAACGGCGTTTGACACCCGGTGAGCGCGTTGGCTTGATTACGGTGATTGGTACCATGACGGTTACGCTGGCCACCGCCGTTCTCAACCTAGCCCGATTGTTTCAATAA
- a CDS encoding helix-turn-helix domain-containing protein gives MTQKGGIKNIGLRGIKETTSIHYNPDFFGKEKDKIVEERDCYQKEGVDACSYEFISAGIHIWYGKVNSRKKIKSRFDVISPHIHMLFSIRADCLYSVGSSNDPSFIFSDQEHNILLLPNRPVSIELKPNKASETFSINLTPELFFSYFPATTALCNEFRESLEQRVPVQFSHQNLPITPRINALLYDILHCSLSGYSKRLYMEAKVIELLAVQLDQYEQLRLDPVYPGVKKEEAEKMHQVQRIIENNPDKTFSLKELSRQVGTNEYNLKKHFKVVFGNTVFGYLQTFRMEKAKAMLAEGNTKIAEVSRLLGYKHATHFTTAFKKYFGFLPNKMRAFLLLDLLEMDLTVWCESMQVC, from the coding sequence ATGACGCAAAAAGGAGGAATAAAAAACATTGGTCTAAGAGGAATAAAAGAGACGACATCCATTCACTATAACCCTGATTTTTTTGGAAAAGAGAAAGATAAAATTGTAGAAGAACGTGACTGTTATCAGAAAGAAGGAGTGGATGCCTGTAGCTACGAATTTATTTCAGCCGGTATTCATATCTGGTACGGAAAGGTGAATTCACGAAAAAAGATCAAAAGCCGTTTTGACGTTATCAGCCCTCATATCCACATGCTATTTTCTATTCGGGCGGATTGTTTGTATAGTGTTGGTAGTAGTAATGACCCAAGCTTTATTTTTTCCGATCAGGAGCATAATATTTTGTTGTTACCGAACCGTCCTGTATCAATTGAGCTGAAGCCGAATAAAGCCAGCGAAACCTTTTCCATTAATTTAACGCCGGAATTATTCTTTAGCTATTTCCCCGCTACAACGGCTTTGTGCAACGAGTTTCGGGAAAGTTTGGAGCAGCGTGTTCCGGTTCAATTCAGTCACCAAAACTTACCCATCACCCCCAGAATTAACGCGCTACTGTACGATATTCTACATTGCTCACTAAGTGGCTACAGCAAACGGCTGTATATGGAGGCCAAAGTTATCGAGCTATTGGCGGTCCAGCTTGATCAGTACGAACAGCTTCGTCTGGATCCTGTTTATCCGGGAGTAAAGAAGGAAGAAGCCGAAAAAATGCACCAGGTTCAGCGAATTATTGAGAATAATCCGGATAAAACGTTTTCGTTAAAGGAGTTATCCAGACAAGTTGGTACGAATGAATACAACCTAAAGAAGCACTTCAAGGTAGTTTTTGGCAATACCGTTTTTGGGTATCTTCAGACCTTCCGGATGGAAAAAGCAAAAGCGATGCTGGCCGAAGGAAATACAAAAATAGCCGAAGTTAGCCGATTATTAGGCTACAAGCACGCAACCCATTTTACTACCGCTTTTAAAAAATATTTCGGGTTTCTTCCGAATAAAATGAGAGCCTTTTTATTGCTTGATTTATTGGAGATGGATCTGACGGTATGGTGCGAATCTATGCAGGTTTGTT
- a CDS encoding gamma carbonic anhydrase family protein: MALIKSVRGIHPKTGEECWFADNATIVGEVVMGRNCTVWFNAVVRGDVNSITLGDYCNVQDGAVIHCTYQKFKTTIGNYVSIAHNAIVHGCTIEDKVLIGMGAIVMDGAVIGTGSIVAAGAIVTQNTVVPPGTIYAGNPARFLKNVTPELGEVFMRTANNYVMYAGWYQD, translated from the coding sequence ATGGCCTTAATAAAGTCTGTGCGTGGTATCCATCCCAAAACTGGTGAGGAATGTTGGTTTGCCGATAATGCGACCATTGTCGGTGAAGTAGTCATGGGAAGAAATTGCACGGTTTGGTTCAACGCCGTAGTACGGGGTGATGTCAATTCCATTACACTGGGTGATTATTGCAACGTTCAGGATGGGGCAGTTATTCACTGTACCTACCAGAAATTTAAGACTACCATCGGCAACTACGTTTCCATCGCCCACAACGCGATTGTGCACGGGTGTACCATCGAAGACAAGGTTTTGATCGGGATGGGAGCCATTGTGATGGATGGCGCGGTAATTGGAACCGGCTCGATCGTTGCGGCTGGAGCCATTGTGACGCAAAATACCGTTGTGCCTCCGGGAACAATTTACGCCGGAAATCCCGCCCGTTTCCTGAAAAACGTAACGCCCGAGCTCGGTGAAGTATTCATGCGGACGGCCAATAATTACGTCATGTACGCCGGGTGGTATCAGGACTAA
- a CDS encoding Gfo/Idh/MocA family protein, with the protein MSNESNRRDAGRREFLKQSGLLTGGALLTTLPSFASSYGFHSSADDTIKVALVGCGGRGRGAALQALKSKQNVKIVAIADAFRDQLDEAYKILNQNPELAKRVDVPEERKFVGFDAYQKAIPLADVVILATPPGFRPMMFEEAVKQNKHVFMEKPVATDAPGVRRVLAAAEEAKKKKLNVVVGLQRHYQPNYREMIKRIHDGALGDIVGGSVYWVSGGVWVKPRQPNQTEMEHQMRNWYYFNWLCGDHINEQHIHNIDVANWVKKGYPVSAQGTGGRQVRTGKEYGEIFDHHIVDYVYEDGTLINSQCRHYEGTYSKVDEQFVGTKGRVDSFGRNSILKDYKGNSIYTHNGKGDGDPYQIEHDELFAAIAKGEYKFQDAENGAKSTLTALMGRMATYSGKMVKWDEALNSNIDLFPEKLAWDAKPKVLPNADGFYPVAVPGKTTAV; encoded by the coding sequence ATGTCAAACGAATCCAACCGCCGGGATGCCGGCCGCCGGGAGTTTCTGAAACAATCCGGCCTCTTAACAGGCGGTGCCCTGTTGACGACCCTGCCTTCTTTTGCATCTTCCTATGGCTTTCATAGCTCGGCTGATGATACCATCAAAGTTGCACTCGTTGGCTGCGGTGGCCGGGGAAGAGGTGCCGCGCTCCAGGCTCTGAAGAGCAAGCAGAATGTTAAAATCGTGGCAATAGCCGATGCCTTCCGCGATCAGTTGGACGAAGCCTACAAAATCTTAAATCAAAATCCAGAGCTGGCCAAGCGGGTCGACGTGCCGGAAGAACGCAAGTTTGTCGGTTTTGATGCCTATCAAAAAGCCATTCCACTGGCTGATGTCGTGATTCTGGCAACTCCTCCGGGTTTCCGGCCGATGATGTTTGAAGAAGCCGTGAAGCAAAACAAACATGTCTTCATGGAAAAACCCGTCGCTACCGATGCGCCGGGTGTTCGGCGGGTGCTGGCGGCTGCCGAAGAAGCCAAGAAGAAAAAACTGAACGTGGTGGTTGGCTTGCAGCGCCACTACCAGCCTAATTACCGCGAGATGATCAAACGCATCCATGACGGCGCCCTGGGCGATATTGTGGGCGGTTCGGTTTACTGGGTCAGCGGGGGCGTCTGGGTGAAACCGCGTCAGCCGAACCAAACCGAAATGGAACACCAGATGCGGAACTGGTATTACTTCAACTGGCTTTGCGGGGATCACATCAACGAGCAGCATATTCACAACATCGACGTGGCCAACTGGGTGAAAAAAGGCTACCCGGTTTCGGCCCAGGGAACGGGCGGTCGGCAGGTACGCACCGGTAAGGAGTACGGCGAAATCTTCGATCACCACATCGTCGATTACGTGTACGAAGACGGCACGCTGATCAACAGCCAGTGCCGCCACTACGAAGGAACGTACAGCAAGGTGGATGAGCAGTTTGTGGGCACGAAAGGGCGGGTCGATTCCTTCGGGCGGAACAGCATTCTAAAAGACTACAAAGGCAATTCGATCTATACGCACAACGGTAAAGGCGACGGCGATCCGTACCAGATCGAGCACGACGAGTTGTTTGCGGCCATTGCCAAAGGCGAATACAAATTCCAGGATGCCGAAAACGGCGCGAAAAGCACGCTGACGGCCCTCATGGGCCGGATGGCGACGTATTCGGGCAAAATGGTGAAATGGGACGAAGCGTTAAACTCCAACATCGACCTGTTCCCCGAAAAGCTGGCCTGGGATGCCAAACCGAAAGTGCTGCCCAACGCGGATGGTTTCTATCCGGTTGCCGTACCGGGCAAAACCACAGCCGTGTAA
- a CDS encoding DedA family protein, which yields MDQIVDFFKYLLDSKEIIQTGGLVLITLIIFIENGIFFGFFLPGDYLLFLSGVFAGTGVLPVSLLVLLSCIFGAAVTGSLTGYLTGRYFGDRLQNRPDSLFFKQKYIETTREYFLKYGSRTLIVARFLPVVRTFAPILSGLIRMNFQYFMLYNVIGGAVWVFSLVGGGFYFGEKFPWIVDYVHYIIIFFLAITTFTVIRGYINARRDMKQPKETISE from the coding sequence ATGGACCAAATCGTCGACTTTTTCAAATACCTGCTCGATTCGAAAGAGATTATCCAGACGGGCGGTTTGGTGCTGATTACGTTGATTATTTTTATTGAAAACGGCATCTTCTTCGGCTTTTTTCTGCCGGGGGATTACCTGCTCTTCCTGTCGGGTGTTTTTGCCGGAACGGGGGTCCTGCCGGTATCACTGCTGGTGTTGCTGTCCTGTATTTTCGGGGCCGCGGTGACGGGTTCGCTGACGGGCTATCTGACGGGACGGTATTTCGGCGACCGGTTACAAAACCGGCCCGACTCGCTGTTTTTCAAGCAAAAATACATTGAAACTACCCGCGAATACTTTTTGAAATACGGTAGCCGGACCCTGATTGTCGCCCGGTTTTTGCCGGTTGTCCGCACGTTTGCACCCATTCTGTCCGGCCTGATTCGGATGAATTTCCAGTATTTTATGCTCTATAATGTGATTGGCGGGGCCGTTTGGGTGTTTTCGCTGGTCGGAGGTGGTTTTTATTTCGGCGAGAAATTCCCGTGGATCGTCGATTACGTCCACTACATCATCATTTTTTTTCTGGCTATTACCACTTTTACGGTGATCCGGGGCTACATCAACGCCCGCCGGGATATGAAGCAGCCGAAGGAAACAATCAGCGAATAA
- a CDS encoding formylglycine-generating enzyme family protein: MRKSIALFSIACALSVSSRAQVTDDVTKPYTQPIPGSTLVYDMVAIPGGTFSMGSPAAEKGRKPDEGPQHKVTIEPFWMGKMEITWDLFDLFSFANMEKEMAAKNPGFDMAKTDAATRPSPPYVDMSFGMGRAGYPAINMTQYSAIHFCAWLYAKTGVFYRLPTEAEWEYACRAGTTTPYSFGADAKKLGEFAWFNGNSDGSYKQVGKKKPNPWGLHDMHGNVMEWTLDQYYPDYYAKKAKGEVKEPYAKVTQLYPNAVRGGSWDDAPEVLRSAARTPSAPAWKMLDPQAPKSEWWLTSASFVGFRIVRPAKKPSDEEIKAYYNPPLIEEY, encoded by the coding sequence ATGCGAAAATCGATTGCTCTATTTAGCATAGCGTGTGCACTTTCAGTAAGTAGTCGGGCGCAGGTGACCGACGATGTAACCAAACCGTATACCCAACCCATTCCCGGCAGCACCCTCGTTTATGATATGGTGGCCATTCCGGGCGGAACGTTTTCGATGGGCAGCCCGGCGGCCGAGAAAGGCCGTAAACCCGACGAAGGACCGCAGCACAAAGTAACCATTGAGCCATTCTGGATGGGAAAAATGGAAATAACCTGGGATTTGTTCGACCTGTTTTCGTTTGCCAACATGGAAAAGGAAATGGCGGCTAAAAATCCCGGTTTTGATATGGCAAAAACGGATGCCGCCACGCGGCCGAGTCCACCTTATGTTGATATGTCGTTCGGGATGGGCCGGGCTGGTTATCCAGCCATTAACATGACGCAGTATTCGGCCATTCACTTCTGTGCGTGGCTGTACGCTAAAACCGGCGTATTTTACCGGTTACCGACCGAAGCCGAGTGGGAATATGCCTGCCGCGCCGGAACCACTACCCCCTATTCGTTCGGGGCCGATGCAAAGAAATTGGGCGAGTTTGCCTGGTTCAACGGCAACAGCGATGGTTCCTACAAACAGGTTGGCAAAAAGAAGCCGAATCCGTGGGGACTGCACGATATGCATGGCAACGTGATGGAATGGACGCTCGATCAGTATTACCCCGATTATTACGCCAAAAAAGCGAAAGGGGAAGTGAAAGAACCGTATGCCAAGGTAACGCAGTTGTATCCGAACGCCGTTCGCGGAGGTTCGTGGGACGATGCCCCGGAGGTGTTGCGCTCGGCAGCCCGGACGCCCTCGGCTCCGGCCTGGAAAATGCTCGACCCACAGGCTCCCAAAAGCGAGTGGTGGCTGACGAGTGCGTCGTTTGTTGGTTTTCGGATCGTACGGCCCGCCAAAAAACCGTCGGACGAAGAAATCAAGGCGTATTATAACCCACCTTTGATCGAGGAGTATTGA
- a CDS encoding ABC-F family ATP-binding cassette domain-containing protein — protein MNYLSAENLSKSFGDKWLFRNVTFGMSRGDKVAIVGANGTGKSTLLSILSGQTPPDEGIVSIRKDISVGFLDQQPQLDNALTVIEVVLAGDNPALTAIRQYEKALVSDNPDALDRAMQQMDTLQAWDYETQMKQILGQLGIHDVSQPVSTLSGGQRKRVAMAQVLIENPDLLIMDEPTNHLDLETIEWLENYLSTNNSTLLLVSHDRYFLDRVCNQIVELDQQTLFSYKGNYAYFLEKKAERQAVFAAEVDKAKNLFRRELDWMRRQPKARGTKAQYRIDAFDDIKDKAHQRVGNDQLELNIRTQRLGSKIIELENVSKQFGEKVLLDHFTYTFRRNDRIGIIGKNGMGKTTLLNMITGELRPDSGKIVTGGTVKIGYYTQSDLVIPENQRVIDVVQEVAEVMKLGTGETVTASQFLQHFLFDRAKQYDYVHKLSGGEKRRLQLLLVLVQNPNFLILDEPTNDLDITTLNVLEEFLMNFPGCILLVSHDRYFMDRLVEHTFIFEGDGKVADFPGNYTDYRERKASEPAERKPAEKSKPASVAPAPENKPAVSTEGKRKLSFKEQREYEALEKEIEELEQRKSGLLGQLNNGSGNHEELTAWAREIEQLDQQISEKSDRWLELAELL, from the coding sequence ATGAATTATTTATCCGCAGAAAATCTATCCAAATCCTTCGGCGACAAATGGTTATTCCGGAACGTCACGTTCGGAATGAGCCGGGGAGATAAAGTAGCCATCGTTGGGGCAAACGGAACCGGCAAATCTACGCTGTTGTCGATCCTGTCGGGGCAAACCCCACCGGACGAGGGAATTGTCAGCATTCGAAAAGATATTTCGGTCGGCTTTCTCGACCAGCAACCGCAGTTAGACAATGCCCTGACGGTCATTGAAGTCGTGCTGGCGGGCGACAATCCGGCCCTAACGGCCATTCGGCAGTATGAAAAAGCCCTGGTTTCCGACAATCCGGATGCCCTCGACCGGGCCATGCAACAGATGGACACGCTGCAAGCTTGGGATTACGAAACCCAGATGAAGCAGATTCTGGGTCAGTTGGGCATTCACGACGTTTCGCAGCCGGTTTCGACGCTCTCGGGCGGGCAGCGCAAGCGGGTCGCTATGGCGCAGGTGCTGATCGAAAATCCGGATTTGCTGATCATGGACGAACCGACCAACCACCTCGACCTGGAAACCATCGAGTGGCTGGAAAATTACTTGTCGACCAACAACTCCACACTCCTGCTGGTCTCGCACGACCGGTATTTTCTGGACCGGGTCTGCAACCAGATTGTTGAACTCGATCAGCAAACGCTTTTCAGTTACAAAGGCAACTACGCCTACTTCCTGGAAAAGAAAGCCGAGCGCCAGGCCGTTTTTGCCGCCGAAGTCGACAAGGCCAAGAACCTTTTCCGGCGCGAGCTGGACTGGATGCGCCGGCAACCCAAAGCCCGCGGCACCAAAGCCCAATACCGGATTGATGCATTCGACGACATCAAGGACAAAGCGCACCAGCGGGTGGGCAACGACCAATTGGAGCTGAACATCCGGACGCAGCGGCTCGGCAGCAAAATCATCGAACTCGAAAACGTCAGCAAACAGTTTGGCGAAAAAGTGCTGCTCGACCACTTTACGTATACCTTCCGGCGCAACGACCGCATCGGGATCATCGGGAAGAACGGCATGGGCAAAACCACCCTGCTGAACATGATCACCGGCGAACTGCGTCCTGACTCCGGCAAGATCGTTACGGGCGGAACCGTCAAAATTGGGTATTACACACAGTCGGATCTGGTCATTCCGGAAAACCAGCGGGTGATTGATGTGGTGCAGGAAGTGGCTGAAGTAATGAAACTCGGCACGGGCGAAACCGTAACGGCTTCCCAGTTCTTGCAGCATTTTCTATTCGACCGCGCCAAGCAGTACGATTACGTGCACAAACTGTCGGGGGGCGAAAAACGGCGGCTGCAATTGCTGCTGGTCCTGGTGCAAAATCCAAACTTCCTGATTCTGGATGAGCCCACAAACGACCTGGACATTACGACGCTGAACGTTCTGGAAGAATTTTTGATGAATTTTCCGGGCTGCATACTGCTCGTCTCGCACGACCGTTATTTCATGGATCGGCTGGTTGAGCACACCTTTATCTTTGAAGGCGATGGCAAGGTTGCCGACTTTCCGGGCAACTACACCGACTACCGGGAGCGGAAAGCCAGCGAACCCGCCGAGCGGAAACCGGCCGAGAAATCGAAACCGGCTTCCGTGGCTCCGGCACCGGAAAATAAACCCGCGGTCAGTACCGAAGGCAAACGCAAGCTTTCGTTTAAGGAGCAGCGGGAATATGAAGCGTTGGAAAAAGAAATTGAGGAACTTGAACAACGGAAAAGCGGTTTATTGGGTCAGTTGAACAATGGTTCCGGCAACCACGAGGAACTGACGGCGTGGGCCCGGGAAATTGAGCAACTTGATCAGCAAATTTCCGAAAAATCAGACCGCTGGCTTGAGCTGGCAGAACTTTTATAA